One window of Papaver somniferum cultivar HN1 chromosome 9, ASM357369v1, whole genome shotgun sequence genomic DNA carries:
- the LOC113307973 gene encoding factor of DNA methylation 4-like isoform X1, with protein MSSKHMGSVLLMSVDLSESEDDDEDKAEEMEISMEMQSANENWEAAKDKDDGSETQAPQSCSNQDTQLLGEVFAQVKELTSKVSRMDKEMSKLKDDDNRNNQASIKMQEVIDEDERLKGFVNDLGEEVYEAAITVLSEMNDYSLSGRYSIPEWRNFKNGGMEILKEVASFTLEQWRTLKKTFENDKEIKSLETKMKEMEYESKNLTYQNDELRKHYNKEINKMQQNHKNHLERINREHEDLKSEIESQRKEREVREMVLRIAAEKKKIEEDLLKKRTELEKDRARGKLELEFEVSSYKMKEVSEKPEKKERQHEYLEDLSQILIAKERKSNDELQEARKELTRELREMPSRAFIGVKRMGELEMKPFYEMCKGKYCSDEAYVKAVEICTSWEACLRDPHWHPFKIIEVGNNHQGGRKFTFVVLWKETINEDDEKLRGLRNEFGEEIYRAVTTAILEMNEWNASGRFVVSELWNFKEGRKASLKEVISHILKQLKTLKRKRT; from the exons ATGTCGTCAAAGCACATGGGATCTGTCCTCCTGATGTCTGTTGACTTATCAGAATcagaggatgatgatgaagacaaaGCCGAGGAGATGGAGATATCGATGGAAATGCAATCTGCAAATGAAAACTGGGAGGCAGCTAAGGATAAGGATGATGGTTCAGAAACACAAGCACCCCAATCCTGTTCTAACCAG GATACCCAGCTTTTGGGAGAGGTTTTTGCACAGGTTAAGGAACTCACATCAAAGGTTTCCAGAATGGACAAAGAGATGTCAAAACTTAAGGATGATGACAACCGCAATAACCAGGCTTCTATAAAGATG CAGGAGGTTATAGATGAAGATGAGAGGCTAAAAGGCTTTGTGAATGACTTGGGTGAGGAGGTGTACGAGGCCGCCATAACTGTTCTTTCGGAGATGAATGACTACAGTCTGAGTGGAAGGTATAGTATTCCTGAATGGAGGAACTTTAAGAATGGTGGAATGGAGATATTGAAGGAAGTTGCTTCATTTACGCTGGAACAGTGGAGGACCCTTAAGAAAACATTTGAAaatgataaagaaatcaagagtcTGGAAACGAAAATGAAAGAAATGGAGTACGAGAGTAAGAACTTGACGTATCAGAATGATGAGCTACGTAAACATTATAATAAAG AAATAAACAAGATGCAACAGAACCATAAGAATCATTTGGAAAGGATCAATAGGGAGCATGAAGATCTTAAGTCGGAAATCGAATCGCAAAGGAAAGAG AGGGAGGTACGCGAAATGGTATTGCGGATTGCTGCAGAGAAAAAG AAAATAGAAGAGGATCTTCTCAAGAAAAGAACTGAACTGGAAAAAGATAGGGCTAGAGGTAAACTGGAATTAGAATTTGAGGTATCCAGCTATAAGATGAAAGAGGTGAGTGAGAAACCGGAAAAAAAGGAAAGACAACATGAATATCTTGAAGATCTGAGCCAAATCCTTATTGCCAAGGAGCGGAAAAGCAATGATGAGCTGCAGGAAGCTCGTAAAGAACTGACCAGG GAACTAAGAGAAATGCCTAGTCGTGCTTTTATCGGGGTTAAGAGAATGGGAGAGCTTGAAATGAAACCATTTTATGAGATGTGCAAAGGGAAATATTGTAGTGATGAAGCATATGTGAAAGCCGTAGAGATCTGCACCTCCTGGGAAGCATGTCTTAGAGACCCACATTGGCATCCTTTTAAAATCATTGAAGTTGGAAATAACCATCAG GGCGGCAGAAAGTTTACTTTCGTAGTTTTGTGGAAG GAGACAATAAATGAAGACGATGAGAAGCTGAGAGGCCTTAGAAACGAGTTTGGTGAGGAAATATACAGGGCTGTCACAACCGCCATCCTGGAGATGAATGAGTGGAATGCAAGCGGGAGGTTTGTTGTTTCGGAACTTTGGAACTTCAAGGAGGGGAGAAAGGCATCGCTGAAGGAAGTAATATCTCATATACTGAAACAGTTAAAGACCCTCAAGCGGAAGAGGACCTGA
- the LOC113307973 gene encoding factor of DNA methylation 4-like isoform X2 yields the protein MSSKHMGSVLLMSVDLSESEDDDEDKAEEMEISMEMQSANENWEAAKDKDDGSETQAPQSCSNQDTQLLGEVFAQVKELTSKVSRMDKEMSKLKDDDNRNNQASIKMEVIDEDERLKGFVNDLGEEVYEAAITVLSEMNDYSLSGRYSIPEWRNFKNGGMEILKEVASFTLEQWRTLKKTFENDKEIKSLETKMKEMEYESKNLTYQNDELRKHYNKEINKMQQNHKNHLERINREHEDLKSEIESQRKEREVREMVLRIAAEKKKIEEDLLKKRTELEKDRARGKLELEFEVSSYKMKEVSEKPEKKERQHEYLEDLSQILIAKERKSNDELQEARKELTRELREMPSRAFIGVKRMGELEMKPFYEMCKGKYCSDEAYVKAVEICTSWEACLRDPHWHPFKIIEVGNNHQGGRKFTFVVLWKETINEDDEKLRGLRNEFGEEIYRAVTTAILEMNEWNASGRFVVSELWNFKEGRKASLKEVISHILKQLKTLKRKRT from the exons ATGTCGTCAAAGCACATGGGATCTGTCCTCCTGATGTCTGTTGACTTATCAGAATcagaggatgatgatgaagacaaaGCCGAGGAGATGGAGATATCGATGGAAATGCAATCTGCAAATGAAAACTGGGAGGCAGCTAAGGATAAGGATGATGGTTCAGAAACACAAGCACCCCAATCCTGTTCTAACCAG GATACCCAGCTTTTGGGAGAGGTTTTTGCACAGGTTAAGGAACTCACATCAAAGGTTTCCAGAATGGACAAAGAGATGTCAAAACTTAAGGATGATGACAACCGCAATAACCAGGCTTCTATAAAGATG GAGGTTATAGATGAAGATGAGAGGCTAAAAGGCTTTGTGAATGACTTGGGTGAGGAGGTGTACGAGGCCGCCATAACTGTTCTTTCGGAGATGAATGACTACAGTCTGAGTGGAAGGTATAGTATTCCTGAATGGAGGAACTTTAAGAATGGTGGAATGGAGATATTGAAGGAAGTTGCTTCATTTACGCTGGAACAGTGGAGGACCCTTAAGAAAACATTTGAAaatgataaagaaatcaagagtcTGGAAACGAAAATGAAAGAAATGGAGTACGAGAGTAAGAACTTGACGTATCAGAATGATGAGCTACGTAAACATTATAATAAAG AAATAAACAAGATGCAACAGAACCATAAGAATCATTTGGAAAGGATCAATAGGGAGCATGAAGATCTTAAGTCGGAAATCGAATCGCAAAGGAAAGAG AGGGAGGTACGCGAAATGGTATTGCGGATTGCTGCAGAGAAAAAG AAAATAGAAGAGGATCTTCTCAAGAAAAGAACTGAACTGGAAAAAGATAGGGCTAGAGGTAAACTGGAATTAGAATTTGAGGTATCCAGCTATAAGATGAAAGAGGTGAGTGAGAAACCGGAAAAAAAGGAAAGACAACATGAATATCTTGAAGATCTGAGCCAAATCCTTATTGCCAAGGAGCGGAAAAGCAATGATGAGCTGCAGGAAGCTCGTAAAGAACTGACCAGG GAACTAAGAGAAATGCCTAGTCGTGCTTTTATCGGGGTTAAGAGAATGGGAGAGCTTGAAATGAAACCATTTTATGAGATGTGCAAAGGGAAATATTGTAGTGATGAAGCATATGTGAAAGCCGTAGAGATCTGCACCTCCTGGGAAGCATGTCTTAGAGACCCACATTGGCATCCTTTTAAAATCATTGAAGTTGGAAATAACCATCAG GGCGGCAGAAAGTTTACTTTCGTAGTTTTGTGGAAG GAGACAATAAATGAAGACGATGAGAAGCTGAGAGGCCTTAGAAACGAGTTTGGTGAGGAAATATACAGGGCTGTCACAACCGCCATCCTGGAGATGAATGAGTGGAATGCAAGCGGGAGGTTTGTTGTTTCGGAACTTTGGAACTTCAAGGAGGGGAGAAAGGCATCGCTGAAGGAAGTAATATCTCATATACTGAAACAGTTAAAGACCCTCAAGCGGAAGAGGACCTGA
- the LOC113307973 gene encoding factor of DNA methylation 4-like isoform X3 — protein sequence MSSKHMGSVLLMSVDLSESEDDDEDKAEEMEISMEMQSANENWEAAKDKDDGSETQAPQSCSNQDTQLLGEVFAQVKELTSKVSRMDKEMSKLKDDDNRNNQASIKMQEVIDEDERLKGFVNDLGEEVYEAAITVLSEMNDYSLSGRYSIPEWRNFKNGGMEILKEVASFTLEQWRTLKKTFENDKEIKSLETKMKEMEYESKNLTYQNDELRKHYNKEINKMQQNHKNHLERINREHEDLKSEIESQRKEREVREMVLRIAAEKKKIEEDLLKKRTELEKDRARGKLELEFEVSSYKMKEVSEKPEKKERQHEYLEDLSQILIAKERKSNDELQEARKELTRELREMPSRAFIGVKRMGELEMKPFYEMCKGKYCSDEAYVKAVEICTSWEACLRDPHWHPFKIIEVGNNHQETINEDDEKLRGLRNEFGEEIYRAVTTAILEMNEWNASGRFVVSELWNFKEGRKASLKEVISHILKQLKTLKRKRT from the exons ATGTCGTCAAAGCACATGGGATCTGTCCTCCTGATGTCTGTTGACTTATCAGAATcagaggatgatgatgaagacaaaGCCGAGGAGATGGAGATATCGATGGAAATGCAATCTGCAAATGAAAACTGGGAGGCAGCTAAGGATAAGGATGATGGTTCAGAAACACAAGCACCCCAATCCTGTTCTAACCAG GATACCCAGCTTTTGGGAGAGGTTTTTGCACAGGTTAAGGAACTCACATCAAAGGTTTCCAGAATGGACAAAGAGATGTCAAAACTTAAGGATGATGACAACCGCAATAACCAGGCTTCTATAAAGATG CAGGAGGTTATAGATGAAGATGAGAGGCTAAAAGGCTTTGTGAATGACTTGGGTGAGGAGGTGTACGAGGCCGCCATAACTGTTCTTTCGGAGATGAATGACTACAGTCTGAGTGGAAGGTATAGTATTCCTGAATGGAGGAACTTTAAGAATGGTGGAATGGAGATATTGAAGGAAGTTGCTTCATTTACGCTGGAACAGTGGAGGACCCTTAAGAAAACATTTGAAaatgataaagaaatcaagagtcTGGAAACGAAAATGAAAGAAATGGAGTACGAGAGTAAGAACTTGACGTATCAGAATGATGAGCTACGTAAACATTATAATAAAG AAATAAACAAGATGCAACAGAACCATAAGAATCATTTGGAAAGGATCAATAGGGAGCATGAAGATCTTAAGTCGGAAATCGAATCGCAAAGGAAAGAG AGGGAGGTACGCGAAATGGTATTGCGGATTGCTGCAGAGAAAAAG AAAATAGAAGAGGATCTTCTCAAGAAAAGAACTGAACTGGAAAAAGATAGGGCTAGAGGTAAACTGGAATTAGAATTTGAGGTATCCAGCTATAAGATGAAAGAGGTGAGTGAGAAACCGGAAAAAAAGGAAAGACAACATGAATATCTTGAAGATCTGAGCCAAATCCTTATTGCCAAGGAGCGGAAAAGCAATGATGAGCTGCAGGAAGCTCGTAAAGAACTGACCAGG GAACTAAGAGAAATGCCTAGTCGTGCTTTTATCGGGGTTAAGAGAATGGGAGAGCTTGAAATGAAACCATTTTATGAGATGTGCAAAGGGAAATATTGTAGTGATGAAGCATATGTGAAAGCCGTAGAGATCTGCACCTCCTGGGAAGCATGTCTTAGAGACCCACATTGGCATCCTTTTAAAATCATTGAAGTTGGAAATAACCATCAG GAGACAATAAATGAAGACGATGAGAAGCTGAGAGGCCTTAGAAACGAGTTTGGTGAGGAAATATACAGGGCTGTCACAACCGCCATCCTGGAGATGAATGAGTGGAATGCAAGCGGGAGGTTTGTTGTTTCGGAACTTTGGAACTTCAAGGAGGGGAGAAAGGCATCGCTGAAGGAAGTAATATCTCATATACTGAAACAGTTAAAGACCCTCAAGCGGAAGAGGACCTGA
- the LOC113313806 gene encoding leucine-rich repeat extensin-like protein 6, translated as MGRAEKIRMTRRSSCLNLLLCLTVVMCFFSHTAIAAMKCKSGETFASTGTLVCLTCNPQCASACPKGSTVTKTNCVPIRFLDTPLCECCCKMPPPPPPPSPPPPSPPPPPPSPPPPSPPPPPPSPPPPSPPPPPPSPSPPPPSPPPPSPSPPPAPSCPQVCPSEFEFQSSPDQPPCTYKLASQIMIM; from the exons ATGGGTCGTGCAGAAAAAATCAGGATGACCAGGAGGAGTAGTTGCCTGAATTTGCTTCTATGTCTTACGGTAGTCATGTGTTTCTTTTCAC ATACTGCTATTGCTGCAATGAAATGCAAATCTGGTGAGACATTTGCATCAACTGGCACTTTGGTTTGCCTCACTTGCAACCCTCAATGTGCAAGCGCTTGTCCCAAGGGAAGTACAGTTACCAAAACCAATTGTGTTCCAATCAGGTTCCTAGACACACCTTTGTGTGAGTGTTGCTGTAAaatgccaccaccaccaccgcctccatcaccaccaccaccttcacccCCACCgcctccgccatcaccaccaccaccatcaccacccccACCGCCTCCATCACCACccccgccatcaccaccaccaccaccaccatctccatcaccacccccaccatcaccaccaccaccgtcaccaTCACCCCCACCAGCTCCCAGCTGCCCTCAAGTCTGTCCAAGTGAGTTCGAGTTCCAATCGTCACCTGATCAGCCACCGTGCACATATAAGCTGGCTAGTCAGATCATGATTATGTAA